Proteins from a single region of Halorubrum sp. 2020YC2:
- a CDS encoding CBS domain-containing protein, which yields MNISDIAVSEYVEVDVDERLAKVRSIFERENPKGIVVVEDGEYAGVVGEKQLMRSRMEDDTKVSAVMKPAPSVDRHEDVRETARLLVEGDVKIAPVYEGEKLYGIVTVDQILHAVLDSLDAITVGQIATEDVIGIGETESVGRAINRLRENGVSRLPVLDEDGDLVGVVTTNDIVEFVVRDHERQGSGDRAGDIDRMLDIPVYDIMSNPVVTATSEETAQAVVERMFDNEVSGLVVTPKGADTVAGIVTKTDVLRALTFTEQDSMDVQITNVDLLDTTSREHIVESIEQVADKYADMHVIHAHVRLHAHKEKLRGTPLIQCQIRLRTNEGQVGGSGEGYGAEHAFHVALDKLERNVLEIKGVNADEEYRGQLLRKLGQL from the coding sequence ATGAACATCTCTGATATCGCAGTGTCGGAATACGTCGAGGTCGACGTCGATGAGCGGCTCGCCAAGGTCCGTTCTATCTTCGAGCGAGAGAACCCGAAGGGGATCGTCGTCGTCGAGGACGGCGAGTACGCCGGGGTCGTCGGAGAGAAACAGCTCATGCGTTCGCGCATGGAGGACGACACGAAGGTGTCGGCGGTGATGAAGCCGGCGCCCTCGGTCGACCGCCACGAGGACGTCCGCGAGACCGCCCGGCTCCTCGTCGAGGGCGACGTGAAGATCGCGCCCGTCTACGAGGGCGAGAAGCTCTACGGCATCGTCACCGTCGACCAGATCCTCCATGCCGTCCTCGACAGCCTCGACGCGATCACCGTCGGCCAGATCGCAACCGAGGACGTGATCGGCATCGGTGAGACCGAGAGCGTCGGCCGCGCGATCAACCGGCTCCGCGAGAACGGCGTCTCCCGGCTCCCGGTGTTAGACGAGGACGGCGACCTCGTGGGCGTCGTCACCACGAACGACATCGTGGAGTTCGTCGTCCGCGACCACGAGCGACAGGGCAGCGGCGACCGCGCCGGCGACATCGACCGGATGCTCGACATCCCCGTCTACGACATCATGTCGAATCCGGTCGTCACGGCGACGAGCGAGGAGACCGCGCAGGCGGTCGTCGAGCGCATGTTCGACAACGAGGTGTCCGGGCTGGTCGTCACGCCGAAGGGCGCCGACACCGTCGCCGGAATCGTGACGAAGACCGACGTGTTGCGCGCGCTCACGTTCACCGAGCAGGACTCGATGGACGTCCAGATCACCAACGTCGACCTGCTGGACACGACCTCCCGCGAACACATCGTCGAGTCCATCGAGCAGGTCGCGGACAAGTACGCGGACATGCACGTCATCCACGCGCACGTCCGCCTCCACGCCCACAAGGAGAAGCTCCGCGGCACGCCCCTGATCCAGTGTCAGATCCGCCTCCGCACCAACGAGGGGCAGGTCGGCGGCTCCGGCGAGGGGTACGGCGCCGAGCACGCGTTCCACGTCGCGCTCGATAAGCTGGAGCGTAACGTCCTCGAAATCAAGGGCGTCAACGCCGACGAGGAGTACCGCGGCCAGCTCCTCCGGAAGCTCGGCCAGCTGTGA
- the radB gene encoding DNA repair and recombination protein RadB: MTDPIPTGCRPVDELLGGGFERGVVTQVYGPPAAGKTNLALAAAVEVAAGGDRALYIDTEGLSIDRFEQMAEGRLDRSDGDEALEALASRLVISEAYDFDDQREAVRDAEELAEEVELIVLDSATGFYRLERAGDTEGGESLRKVAKQVTHLLSLARRHDIAVVITNQVFTDPDGDRDRALGGNTLSHWTGAIVRVDRFRGGNRRATLEKHRSKPAGDTATFRIVADGLAEGADG; this comes from the coding sequence GTGACCGATCCGATCCCGACCGGCTGCCGTCCGGTCGACGAGCTGTTGGGCGGCGGCTTCGAGCGCGGCGTCGTCACGCAGGTGTACGGCCCGCCGGCGGCGGGGAAGACGAACCTCGCGCTCGCCGCGGCGGTCGAGGTCGCGGCCGGCGGCGACCGCGCCCTCTACATCGACACCGAGGGGCTCTCGATCGACCGGTTCGAGCAGATGGCCGAGGGGCGGCTCGACCGGAGCGACGGCGACGAGGCCCTCGAGGCGCTCGCCTCGCGGCTCGTCATCTCGGAGGCGTACGACTTCGACGACCAGCGCGAGGCGGTCCGCGACGCCGAGGAGCTGGCGGAGGAGGTGGAGCTGATCGTGTTGGACTCCGCGACGGGCTTCTACCGGCTGGAGCGGGCGGGCGACACCGAGGGCGGCGAGTCGCTGCGGAAGGTCGCCAAGCAGGTGACGCACCTCCTCTCTTTGGCTCGGCGGCACGACATCGCCGTGGTGATCACGAATCAGGTGTTCACGGACCCCGACGGCGACCGCGACCGCGCGCTCGGCGGCAACACCCTCAGCCACTGGACCGGCGCAATCGTCCGCGTCGACCGGTTCCGCGGCGGGAACCGCCGGGCCACCCTCGAAAAGCACCGCTCGAAGCCCGCGGGCGACACCGCGACGTTCCGGATCGTGGCCGACGGGCTCGCGGAAGGCGCAGACGGGTAG
- a CDS encoding cold shock domain-containing protein, with the protein MANGKVDFFNDTGGYGFISTDDGDLDDDEDVFFHMEDVGGPDLEEGQEVEFDIESSPKGPRATNLVRN; encoded by the coding sequence ATGGCAAACGGTAAGGTTGATTTCTTCAACGACACTGGCGGCTACGGTTTCATCTCGACTGACGACGGCGACCTCGACGACGACGAAGACGTGTTCTTCCACATGGAAGACGTCGGCGGCCCGGACCTCGAGGAGGGTCAGGAAGTGGAATTCGACATCGAATCGTCCCCCAAGGGACCGCGCGCGACGAACCTCGTCCGCAACTAA
- a CDS encoding SCO family protein, which translates to MDRRHFLRSLAATGAAAGATATAGCAGVLGDSGGADDSPDSGGADDSPDSGGAGANETILGPPEQTRGDPVHPIRGDEMPEFSVPDPISGEEISTAEFEGERAFLWTSFYTSCPDGVCPALILRLRRVQEVAAEEGFGDEAAFLPLTFDPERDTADVLREYADQRGVDLDAGNWHFLRPESYEAGVELMDENFGLKIEKTDGSEYENLEYAFPHYGLILLVNKRGIVERSYPRGPATDVERIVDDFRRVVTA; encoded by the coding sequence ATGGACCGCCGCCACTTCCTCCGCTCGCTCGCTGCCACCGGCGCCGCTGCCGGCGCGACCGCCACCGCCGGCTGCGCCGGCGTCCTCGGCGATTCCGGCGGTGCCGACGACTCTCCCGATTCCGGCGGCGCCGACGACTCCCCCGACTCCGGCGGCGCGGGCGCGAACGAGACCATCCTCGGCCCGCCCGAACAGACCCGCGGCGATCCGGTCCACCCGATCCGAGGCGACGAGATGCCCGAGTTCAGCGTCCCCGACCCGATCTCGGGAGAGGAGATATCGACGGCGGAGTTCGAGGGCGAGCGCGCGTTCCTGTGGACGTCCTTCTACACGAGCTGTCCCGACGGCGTCTGTCCGGCGCTTATTCTCCGCCTCCGCCGCGTCCAAGAGGTCGCCGCCGAGGAGGGGTTCGGCGACGAGGCCGCGTTCCTGCCACTCACGTTCGACCCCGAGCGAGACACGGCCGACGTCCTCCGCGAGTACGCCGATCAGCGCGGCGTCGACCTCGACGCCGGTAACTGGCACTTCCTCCGCCCCGAGAGCTACGAGGCGGGCGTGGAGCTGATGGACGAAAACTTCGGACTCAAAATCGAGAAGACGGACGGCTCGGAGTACGAGAACTTGGAGTACGCGTTCCCGCACTACGGGCTCATCCTGCTCGTCAACAAGCGGGGGATCGTGGAGCGGTCGTACCCGCGCGGCCCGGCCACCGACGTGGAACGGATCGTCGACGACTTCCGGCGGGTGGTCACGGCGTGA
- a CDS encoding TlpA disulfide reductase family protein has product MRRRDLVAGLASVGVLGGAGAVATGGVPDSLGGDGPDEVGGDGGSGGSGDGGDGETDDDGPEPVEPVTLDTVDAPGSRDGEVTLPAPDRPTFVDFFGTWCPPCAEQMPDLAAAHDRIGDEVLFVSVTTEPVGGAVSEETVVEWWRENDGDWLVAADVSAELAARLNVGSYPSARAVDASGRVRWSTTGTHTTEEFVAGIERALDG; this is encoded by the coding sequence GTGAGGCGGCGGGACCTGGTGGCCGGACTCGCGAGCGTCGGGGTGCTCGGCGGAGCGGGCGCCGTCGCGACCGGCGGGGTCCCCGACTCGCTCGGCGGTGACGGCCCCGACGAGGTCGGCGGCGACGGCGGAAGCGGCGGCAGCGGTGACGGTGGCGACGGGGAGACCGACGACGACGGCCCGGAACCGGTCGAGCCGGTGACGCTCGACACCGTCGACGCACCCGGGAGCCGCGACGGCGAGGTGACGCTCCCGGCGCCCGACCGGCCGACGTTCGTCGACTTCTTCGGGACGTGGTGTCCCCCCTGCGCCGAGCAGATGCCCGACCTCGCCGCGGCCCACGACCGGATCGGCGACGAGGTGCTGTTCGTGTCCGTGACGACGGAGCCGGTCGGGGGCGCGGTCAGCGAGGAGACGGTGGTCGAGTGGTGGCGCGAGAACGACGGCGACTGGCTCGTCGCCGCCGACGTCTCCGCCGAACTCGCCGCGCGGCTCAACGTCGGGAGCTACCCGAGCGCGCGCGCCGTCGACGCCTCGGGGCGCGTCCGGTGGTCAACCACCGGGACCCACACCACCGAGGAGTTCGTCGCGGGCATCGAGCGGGCGCTCGACGGATGA
- a CDS encoding cytochrome c biogenesis protein CcdA: protein MTDVSLATNVPFAVTAGIATFFSPCAYPLLPGYVGFYVNSVDADSASVLGAGARGVAAAVGVLATFALLAGATLRVGYSTLSNITVFETLVGGLLVVFGLLVVAGRAPSISVPLPERRSSVLGFGVFGAGYALAGAGCVAPVFLGVVARAIALPSETAALILAVYAGTVAVLMAATTVATGVGLVSNANRVMAHAGLLKRVAGAVMIAAGIGQLYLSLVVY, encoded by the coding sequence ATGACCGACGTTTCGCTCGCGACGAACGTCCCGTTCGCCGTGACAGCGGGGATCGCGACGTTCTTCTCGCCCTGTGCGTACCCCCTCCTCCCGGGGTACGTCGGCTTCTACGTGAACTCCGTCGACGCCGACTCCGCGTCCGTCCTGGGAGCGGGAGCCCGCGGCGTCGCGGCCGCGGTCGGCGTGCTGGCGACGTTCGCGCTGCTCGCCGGCGCCACCCTCCGGGTCGGCTACTCGACGCTGTCGAACATCACGGTGTTCGAGACGCTCGTCGGCGGGCTGCTCGTCGTCTTCGGGCTGCTCGTGGTCGCCGGGCGCGCGCCGTCGATATCGGTGCCGCTGCCGGAGCGTCGGTCGAGCGTGCTCGGGTTCGGCGTCTTCGGCGCGGGGTACGCGCTCGCCGGGGCCGGCTGCGTGGCGCCGGTGTTTCTGGGCGTCGTCGCCCGCGCGATCGCGCTCCCGTCGGAGACGGCGGCCCTCATCCTCGCCGTCTACGCCGGCACCGTCGCGGTCCTGATGGCGGCGACGACCGTCGCGACGGGCGTCGGACTTGTGAGCAACGCCAACCGGGTGATGGCCCACGCCGGACTGCTGAAGCGGGTCGCGGGCGCGGTGATGATCGCCGCGGGGATCGGCCAGCTGTACCTCTCGCTGGTCGTGTACTGA
- a CDS encoding AIM24 family protein encodes MNLDQFTAENAPTDSAEPFQRENSYTLDVEVAGTVMAKAGSMVAYTGDVSFTGKASAEGGITGFLKEAATGEGTPIMAVEGDGHVYFADDGKKVQVIELGAGESITVNGEDVLAFEESLSYEISAIDSLAGALAGGFSNVYLEGPGYVALTTHGDPIVLEPPVATDPSATVAWGGTSPDVEVNRSLSDMIGQESGERYQMRFEGDGGFVVVQPREEHV; translated from the coding sequence ATGAACCTCGATCAGTTCACCGCCGAGAACGCACCGACCGACAGCGCGGAACCGTTCCAGCGCGAGAACAGCTACACCTTAGACGTCGAGGTCGCCGGCACCGTCATGGCGAAGGCGGGCTCGATGGTCGCGTACACGGGCGACGTCTCGTTCACCGGGAAGGCCTCCGCGGAGGGCGGCATAACCGGCTTCCTCAAGGAGGCGGCCACCGGCGAGGGGACGCCGATCATGGCCGTCGAGGGTGACGGGCACGTCTACTTCGCGGACGACGGCAAGAAGGTACAGGTGATCGAACTCGGCGCCGGCGAGTCGATCACGGTCAACGGCGAGGACGTGCTCGCGTTCGAGGAGTCGCTCTCCTACGAGATCAGCGCCATCGACAGCCTCGCCGGCGCGCTCGCCGGCGGCTTCAGCAACGTCTACCTCGAAGGCCCGGGCTACGTCGCGCTCACCACTCACGGCGACCCGATCGTCTTGGAGCCGCCGGTGGCGACCGACCCGAGCGCGACCGTCGCGTGGGGCGGCACCTCCCCCGACGTGGAGGTCAACCGGAGCCTCTCTGACATGATCGGCCAGGAGTCGGGCGAGCGCTACCAGATGCGATTCGAGGGGGACGGCGGATTCGTCGTGGTCCAGCCGCGCGAGGAACACGTTTGA
- a CDS encoding sodium-dependent transporter, with product MARETWATRAGFILAAVGSAVGLGNIWRFPFITGQYGGSSFLITYLAFVALIGFPAILVEFVIGRRTDRNPVGALRELGSGVWSYAGWLFVVTGFVILSYYSVVAGWFLRYTLIGITEGYTLTDPSEANALYQSVSAGLDAVAFHALFMLLVVGIIAAGVRRGIELSVKVMVPAILVLLVGLAAYGFTLDGATAAYGYYLSPDFGTIAANWTEILPAAAGQAFFTLSLGMGVMITYASYLGEDRNLAADAGVIATIDTLVAVLVGFVVFPVLFSVGIEPGTGGPGAIFVSLTAAFAGIPGGRVLGIVFFGMVGIAALSSAISILEVLVSYLIDEVGVARVPAAAAVGAAVFLLGVPVAIDTIFLGLYDGLAYGILLVLGSLLLALFVGWVVPDLGREELRKGIADVGGLDVAWIWVVRLPVAVVILVSLFLGVTDYVDFLTGGFADWLAAR from the coding sequence ATGGCACGCGAGACGTGGGCGACGCGGGCGGGGTTCATCCTCGCCGCGGTCGGTAGCGCGGTCGGATTGGGGAACATCTGGCGGTTCCCCTTCATCACCGGCCAGTACGGCGGATCGTCTTTTCTGATCACATACCTAGCGTTCGTCGCGCTGATCGGGTTCCCGGCGATCCTCGTGGAGTTCGTCATCGGGCGCCGGACCGACCGGAACCCCGTCGGCGCGTTGCGGGAGTTGGGGAGCGGCGTCTGGTCGTACGCCGGGTGGCTGTTCGTCGTCACCGGCTTCGTCATCCTCTCGTACTACAGCGTCGTCGCGGGCTGGTTCCTCCGGTACACGCTCATCGGGATCACGGAGGGATACACGCTGACCGACCCGTCGGAGGCGAACGCGCTCTACCAATCGGTCTCGGCCGGTCTCGACGCGGTCGCGTTCCACGCCCTCTTCATGCTGCTCGTCGTCGGCATCATCGCCGCCGGCGTCAGGCGCGGTATCGAACTCAGCGTGAAGGTGATGGTACCCGCCATTCTGGTGCTGCTCGTCGGACTGGCCGCGTACGGCTTCACGCTTGACGGCGCGACCGCGGCGTACGGCTACTACCTCTCGCCCGACTTCGGAACGATCGCGGCCAACTGGACCGAGATACTGCCCGCCGCGGCCGGTCAGGCGTTCTTCACCCTCTCGCTCGGAATGGGCGTGATGATCACGTACGCCTCATACCTCGGCGAGGACCGAAACCTCGCGGCCGACGCCGGGGTCATCGCGACGATCGACACGCTCGTCGCGGTCCTCGTCGGCTTCGTCGTCTTCCCCGTCCTCTTCTCGGTCGGCATCGAGCCGGGGACGGGCGGTCCCGGCGCGATCTTCGTGAGCCTCACGGCCGCGTTCGCAGGAATCCCCGGCGGTCGAGTCCTCGGAATCGTCTTCTTCGGCATGGTCGGGATCGCCGCGCTCTCCTCCGCGATCAGCATCCTCGAAGTGCTCGTCTCCTACCTGATCGACGAGGTCGGCGTCGCTCGCGTGCCGGCCGCGGCCGCGGTGGGCGCCGCGGTGTTCCTGCTCGGCGTGCCGGTCGCGATCGACACGATCTTCCTCGGCCTGTACGACGGGCTCGCGTACGGCATCCTGCTCGTCCTCGGTTCGCTGCTGCTCGCGCTGTTCGTCGGCTGGGTCGTGCCGGATCTGGGCCGCGAAGAGCTTCGGAAGGGGATCGCGGACGTCGGCGGCCTCGACGTCGCGTGGATCTGGGTCGTTCGGCTCCCGGTCGCAGTCGTCATCCTCGTCTCGTTGTTCCTCGGCGTCACCGACTACGTCGACTTCCTCACCGGCGGCTTCGCCGACTGGCTGGCGGCGCGGTAA
- a CDS encoding NAD(P)/FAD-dependent oxidoreductase: MERVDVAIVGGGPAGSSAAHAAATGGADAVVLEKGVPRADRDGPGPDSTDAAGILDYWVDIMGIHPDEFDDGVVQRELNRAEFRGPEESATLTATGIDSSYDKFGYTFQRARFDDWLRERAEDAGAEFRVGASVRGVDTDLSVAAGDDDPRHTLELADGGAVGADFVVLADGPQRTVTNRVLDEYLPADAAASDRLASRTANHIAYQEYRRVPEDVFEEVNDALVFWWGVMPGETAYPWIFPNADRVCRVGLTMPIGLDIDEVDAGEYALLREDDESIPQGGEYIRRLLKWQYGDEYDVEEDFPLVEDAGKRNGTETYPISSTRPIDSPVEAGIAVAGGAMGTTSSFHEGGDHVAVRTGAIAGELAAEGDLAAYNRRWKEAIGDEVVRNVTMADMVAEYEPADWDRVIGAADAMLAAETGDDLLSQPYRSGWESLKLLLGYKWNKRRVKRDYVGIDESEYRY, from the coding sequence ATGGAACGCGTAGACGTCGCGATCGTGGGCGGCGGGCCGGCCGGGTCGTCCGCGGCGCACGCGGCCGCGACCGGCGGAGCGGATGCCGTGGTCCTCGAAAAGGGCGTCCCCCGGGCCGACCGCGACGGCCCCGGTCCCGACTCGACCGACGCGGCCGGGATCTTGGACTACTGGGTGGACATCATGGGGATCCACCCCGACGAGTTCGACGACGGGGTCGTTCAACGCGAACTGAACCGCGCCGAGTTCCGCGGCCCGGAGGAGTCGGCCACGCTCACCGCGACCGGGATCGACTCCTCGTACGACAAGTTCGGGTACACCTTCCAGCGCGCGCGCTTTGACGACTGGCTCCGCGAGCGCGCCGAGGACGCCGGCGCCGAGTTCCGCGTCGGGGCCTCGGTCCGCGGGGTCGACACCGACCTCTCGGTCGCGGCCGGCGACGACGACCCGCGTCACACGCTCGAACTCGCTGACGGCGGCGCCGTCGGCGCCGACTTCGTCGTGCTCGCGGACGGGCCGCAGCGGACGGTGACGAACCGCGTCTTGGACGAGTACCTGCCCGCCGACGCGGCCGCGTCCGATCGGCTGGCCTCCCGCACCGCGAACCACATCGCCTACCAGGAGTACCGGCGGGTCCCCGAGGACGTGTTCGAGGAGGTGAACGACGCCCTCGTCTTCTGGTGGGGCGTGATGCCCGGCGAGACCGCCTACCCGTGGATATTCCCGAACGCGGACCGCGTCTGTCGGGTGGGGCTGACGATGCCGATCGGTCTCGACATCGACGAGGTCGACGCCGGCGAGTACGCGCTGCTCCGCGAGGACGACGAGTCGATCCCGCAGGGTGGCGAGTACATCCGGCGGCTCCTAAAGTGGCAGTACGGCGACGAGTACGACGTCGAGGAGGACTTTCCGCTCGTCGAGGACGCCGGGAAGCGGAACGGAACTGAGACGTATCCGATCTCGTCGACCCGGCCGATCGACTCGCCCGTGGAGGCCGGCATCGCGGTCGCGGGCGGCGCGATGGGCACCACGTCGTCGTTCCACGAGGGCGGCGACCACGTCGCGGTCCGAACCGGCGCCATCGCCGGCGAACTCGCCGCCGAGGGCGACCTGGCGGCGTACAACCGGCGCTGGAAGGAGGCGATAGGCGACGAGGTCGTCCGCAACGTGACGATGGCGGACATGGTCGCGGAGTACGAGCCGGCCGACTGGGACCGCGTCATCGGGGCGGCCGACGCGATGCTCGCCGCCGAGACCGGCGACGACCTCCTCTCGCAGCCGTACCGCTCCGGCTGGGAGTCGCTGAAGCTACTGCTCGGCTACAAGTGGAACAAGCGGCGGGTGAAGCGGGACTACGTCGGCATCGACGAGAGCGAGTACCGGTACTGA
- a CDS encoding M24 family metallopeptidase, translating into MVDIAARTDRLDAYLDERGLEAVWFARPNGFAWLTGGDNVVDGDATTGVAAAGYDGGGLRVITDDIEADRLAAEELPDAFAVESFPWYADSLAGAVADRSPAPAAADFDVPGFETVDGSRLRQPLTDDDVERYRELGREAAAAVETVCRNLEPEDPEYEVAAGIDISLASRDVDTPVVLVGGAERAGTYRHFTPTDASLGDYALVSVTAERAGLYASLTRTVAFDAPDWFEERHRAAARVEATALRATEAAAAGALAGGSGGDDRDAPDTAGDVFEAVQAAYDAVGFPDEWEQHHQGGAAGFAGREWIATPDGDEPVRRPMGYAWNPTVRGTKSEDTHLVASDLTERLTKTGRWPTHEAEPVDVAGIDAEPVELSAPVIR; encoded by the coding sequence ATGGTCGACATTGCCGCCCGCACCGACAGGCTCGACGCGTACCTCGACGAGCGCGGCCTCGAGGCGGTCTGGTTCGCGCGCCCCAACGGCTTCGCGTGGCTCACCGGCGGCGATAACGTCGTCGACGGCGACGCGACGACGGGCGTCGCCGCCGCCGGCTACGACGGCGGCGGCCTCCGCGTGATCACCGACGACATCGAGGCGGACCGGCTCGCGGCCGAGGAGCTTCCGGACGCGTTCGCGGTCGAGTCGTTCCCGTGGTACGCAGACTCCCTCGCCGGGGCGGTCGCGGATCGGTCGCCCGCCCCTGCGGCCGCCGACTTCGACGTGCCCGGGTTCGAGACCGTCGACGGGAGCCGGCTCCGGCAGCCGCTCACCGACGACGACGTCGAGCGGTACCGGGAGCTGGGCCGCGAGGCCGCCGCCGCGGTCGAGACCGTCTGCCGCAACCTCGAACCCGAGGACCCCGAGTACGAGGTCGCGGCCGGCATCGACATCTCGCTGGCCTCCCGCGACGTGGACACGCCGGTCGTGCTCGTCGGGGGCGCGGAGCGGGCGGGGACGTACCGCCACTTTACGCCGACCGACGCGAGCCTCGGCGACTACGCGCTCGTGTCGGTCACCGCCGAGCGCGCGGGGCTGTACGCCTCGCTGACCCGGACCGTCGCCTTCGACGCGCCCGACTGGTTCGAGGAGCGCCACCGCGCCGCGGCGCGCGTCGAGGCGACCGCGCTCCGGGCCACCGAGGCCGCCGCGGCCGGAGCCCTCGCGGGAGGGAGCGGCGGCGACGACCGCGACGCCCCCGATACCGCCGGCGACGTCTTCGAGGCCGTTCAGGCGGCGTACGACGCGGTCGGCTTCCCCGACGAGTGGGAGCAGCACCACCAGGGCGGCGCCGCCGGATTCGCCGGCCGGGAGTGGATCGCGACCCCGGACGGCGACGAGCCGGTTCGGCGGCCGATGGGCTACGCGTGGAACCCGACGGTGCGGGGAACCAAAAGCGAGGACACGCACCTCGTCGCGTCGGACCTGACCGAGCGCCTCACGAAGACGGGGCGATGGCCGACCCACGAGGCCGAGCCGGTCGACGTCGCGGGGATCGACGCGGAGCCGGTGGAGCTGTCGGCGCCGGTGATCCGGTAA